In Phaeobacter gallaeciensis DSM 26640, a genomic segment contains:
- a CDS encoding MFS transporter: MTQISMRKRIWGWWAFDWASQPYHTLLVTFVFAPFFAAVAADYYLTQGLAEEAAKAQAQTVWSMCLTITGLMIGLGGPFLGALADISGRKLPWIMVFSLMYITGAWGLWFMDPGGANLWWMLISFGFGFIGAEFALIFVNAQLPSLGSKEEVGTISGTGFAIGYLGGVIALFLMLTLFVEQADGKTLIGIDPILGLDAALREGTRAAGPLTAIWFAIFIIPYFRWVHDEAITGTRGRFRDAIRSVGRAIANLRHRASLTGYLISSMLYRDALNGLYAFGGIYARLVLGWEITLIGIFGIIAVISSALFSWLGGLADRRFGPKPVITLSILILTAVCFLVVNMSRDQFFGVTLAEGSGLPDTLFFACGVLIGGFGGILQAASRSLMVRHTTPETATEAFGLYGLSGRATAFLAPALIGIATTLTGSARLGIAPVIFLFIIGLIVLRWVNAEGDQS, from the coding sequence ATGACGCAGATTTCCATGCGCAAGCGCATCTGGGGCTGGTGGGCCTTTGACTGGGCCAGCCAGCCCTATCACACGCTGCTGGTGACCTTTGTCTTTGCGCCCTTCTTTGCTGCGGTGGCCGCAGATTATTACCTCACCCAAGGGCTGGCGGAGGAGGCGGCAAAGGCACAGGCGCAGACGGTCTGGTCGATGTGCCTCACCATCACCGGGCTGATGATTGGTCTTGGCGGGCCGTTCCTTGGCGCGCTTGCCGATATTTCCGGGCGCAAGCTGCCGTGGATCATGGTCTTTTCGCTGATGTATATCACCGGCGCCTGGGGGCTGTGGTTCATGGACCCCGGCGGCGCGAACCTCTGGTGGATGCTGATCAGCTTTGGCTTTGGCTTCATCGGTGCGGAATTTGCGCTGATCTTCGTCAACGCGCAGCTGCCGTCGCTTGGCAGCAAGGAGGAGGTTGGCACCATCTCCGGCACCGGTTTTGCCATTGGATATCTTGGCGGGGTGATTGCGCTGTTTCTGATGCTGACGCTGTTTGTTGAGCAGGCCGACGGCAAGACCCTGATCGGCATCGACCCAATTCTGGGGTTGGATGCAGCACTTCGCGAAGGCACCCGTGCCGCCGGTCCCCTGACGGCGATCTGGTTCGCAATCTTCATCATTCCCTATTTCCGCTGGGTGCATGATGAAGCCATCACCGGCACACGGGGCCGGTTTCGCGATGCCATCCGCTCGGTCGGGCGCGCCATCGCCAATCTGCGCCACCGCGCCAGCCTGACCGGCTATCTGATTTCTTCGATGCTCTACCGCGATGCGCTGAACGGGCTTTATGCCTTTGGCGGGATCTACGCGCGGCTGGTGCTGGGCTGGGAAATCACCCTCATTGGCATCTTCGGCATTATCGCGGTGATCTCCTCGGCGCTGTTCAGCTGGCTGGGTGGTCTCGCAGATCGCCGGTTCGGCCCAAAACCCGTTATCACCCTGTCGATCCTGATCCTGACGGCGGTGTGTTTTCTGGTCGTGAACATGTCGCGCGACCAGTTCTTTGGTGTGACCCTCGCCGAAGGATCTGGCCTGCCCGACACCCTGTTTTTCGCCTGCGGCGTGCTGATCGGCGGCTTTGGTGGCATTCTGCAAGCCGCCAGCCGCAGCCTGATGGTGCGCCACACCACCCCGGAAACTGCAACCGAGGCCTTTGGCCTCTATGGCCTTTCGGGGCGCGCAACTGCCTTTCTTGCGCCTGCATTGATCGGCATCGCCACCACCCTGACCGGCAGCGCCCGCCTTGGGATTGCGCCCGTCATTTTCCTGTTCATCATCGGGCTCATCGTGCTGCGCTGGGTCAATGCAGAAGGAGACCAGAGTTGA
- the recQ gene encoding DNA helicase RecQ, giving the protein MSAVSPEMTALSGATSPAVSATDATPLLREIFGFDGFRPGQEEIVDAVTAGENVLAIMPTGGGKSLCFQLPALLREGVTVVISPLIALMRDQVRALQEVGVTAGALTSGNTEEETEAVWRSIEEGRLKLLYMAPERLASGAAMGMLRRIGVSLIAVDEAHCVSQWGHDFRPDYLRIGELRRVLDVPLAAFTATADQETREEIVEKLFDGEAPRSFLRGFDRPNIHLAFATKDSPRRQILEFAAARKGQSGIVYCGTRAKTEALAAGLREAGHAACYYHGGMDAEDRRGVETRFAREDGLIVVATVAFGMGIDKPDIRWVAHADLPKSIEAYYQEIGRGGRDGAPAETLTLFGPEDIRLRRSQIDEGLAPAERRSADHARLNALLGLAEALKCRRQTLLAYFGEAAEPCGNCDLCDQPVDVFDGTTAVRKALSAILRTNETYGSGHLIDILVGNITDRVRDKRHDDLSVFACGKEYGKRQWQAVFRQMMGHDLVRPDPERHGALRMTEAALPVLRGEQEIALRRDTISSAKRSPAVKALVSDEDAPLLSALKAKRRALAEAQKVPAYVIFPDRTLIEMAETRPDTLDKMARIGGVGAKKLERYGNEFLAVITGESEALHPMRRKLAGRDAGSLYDALMETQTRLARGNDGTDKPLSCSAAQLAKLAQMRPQDEMVITRLLGERRAERFAAAFLDVLRGAG; this is encoded by the coding sequence ATGTCCGCAGTTTCGCCGGAAATGACCGCCCTCAGTGGTGCGACGTCACCTGCCGTGTCAGCAACCGATGCGACACCGCTGTTGCGCGAGATCTTCGGCTTTGACGGGTTTCGGCCCGGTCAGGAAGAGATCGTTGATGCGGTGACGGCTGGCGAAAACGTCTTGGCGATCATGCCGACGGGTGGCGGAAAATCCCTGTGTTTCCAATTGCCCGCACTGCTGCGCGAGGGGGTTACGGTGGTGATTTCGCCATTGATTGCGCTGATGCGGGATCAGGTGCGGGCACTGCAGGAGGTCGGCGTGACCGCCGGGGCGCTCACCTCTGGCAATACGGAGGAGGAGACCGAAGCGGTCTGGCGGTCCATTGAGGAGGGGCGGCTGAAGCTTCTCTATATGGCGCCGGAACGGTTGGCCTCTGGGGCGGCGATGGGCATGTTGCGCCGCATCGGTGTCAGCCTGATCGCGGTGGATGAGGCGCATTGCGTCAGCCAGTGGGGGCATGATTTCCGCCCGGATTACCTGCGCATCGGGGAATTGCGCCGGGTGCTGGACGTGCCTTTGGCAGCCTTCACCGCGACGGCAGATCAGGAAACCCGCGAAGAGATTGTTGAGAAGCTGTTTGATGGCGAGGCGCCGCGCAGTTTTCTGCGGGGCTTTGATCGGCCCAATATCCATCTTGCCTTTGCCACCAAAGACAGTCCGCGCCGACAGATTTTGGAATTTGCGGCCGCGCGAAAAGGCCAGTCCGGAATTGTCTATTGCGGCACCCGCGCCAAGACCGAAGCACTGGCGGCGGGGCTGCGAGAGGCGGGGCACGCGGCCTGTTATTATCATGGGGGTATGGACGCGGAGGATCGACGCGGCGTGGAGACCCGCTTTGCCCGCGAGGATGGGTTGATTGTGGTGGCGACCGTTGCCTTTGGCATGGGGATCGACAAGCCAGACATTCGCTGGGTTGCTCATGCGGATCTGCCCAAATCTATCGAGGCCTATTATCAGGAAATCGGCCGTGGTGGCCGGGATGGCGCGCCTGCTGAGACGCTGACCCTGTTCGGGCCGGAGGATATTCGCCTGCGCCGCAGCCAGATTGACGAAGGGCTGGCGCCTGCGGAGCGGCGCAGCGCCGACCACGCGCGGCTGAATGCGCTGCTGGGGCTGGCGGAGGCGCTGAAATGTCGGCGGCAAACCCTGCTGGCCTATTTCGGCGAGGCGGCTGAGCCTTGTGGCAACTGTGATCTGTGTGACCAGCCGGTGGATGTGTTTGATGGCACCACGGCGGTACGCAAGGCACTGTCGGCGATCCTGCGGACCAATGAGACCTATGGATCAGGGCATCTGATCGACATTCTGGTGGGCAATATCACCGACCGGGTGCGCGACAAGCGGCATGATGACCTGTCGGTTTTCGCCTGTGGCAAGGAATATGGCAAGCGGCAGTGGCAGGCGGTGTTCCGGCAGATGATGGGGCATGATCTGGTGCGCCCGGATCCCGAACGTCACGGTGCCTTGCGGATGACCGAAGCGGCGCTGCCGGTGCTGCGCGGCGAGCAGGAGATTGCGCTGCGCCGCGATACCATCAGTTCGGCCAAGCGCAGCCCTGCGGTGAAGGCGCTGGTGTCGGATGAGGATGCGCCGCTGCTGTCGGCGCTGAAGGCCAAGCGTCGCGCGCTGGCGGAGGCGCAAAAAGTGCCGGCCTATGTCATTTTCCCGGATCGCACCCTGATCGAGATGGCCGAAACGCGCCCAGATACGCTGGACAAGATGGCGCGGATCGGCGGTGTCGGCGCCAAGAAGCTGGAGCGCTATGGCAACGAATTCCTGGCGGTGATCACTGGTGAGAGCGAGGCGCTGCATCCGATGCGGCGCAAGTTGGCCGGGCGCGATGCGGGGTCTCTTTATGATGCGCTGATGGAGACGCAGACACGTCTCGCGCGGGGCAATGACGGCACCGACAAGCCGCTTAGCTGTTCTGCGGCGCAACTGGCGAAACTGGCGCAGATGCGTCCACAGGACGAAATGGTGATCACAAGGCTGTTAGGGGAGCGCCGCGCGGAACGTTTTGCGGCGGCGTTTCTGGACGTCCTGCGCGGCGCGGGCTAG
- a CDS encoding acyl-CoA thioesterase translates to MFPIVRLIKDLLVARRMPPLDLTETHVSRHICWPWDLDIWMELNNGRAMTLYDLGRTMLAQRVGLIGALRSRRWGMTVAGTTVRFRRRIRGFERFEMRSRAVAWDERFIYLEQSMWKSNGDCASHVMLRTAITDAKGIVSPQEVLKTIGRTDSAAPEMPDWIKAWCEADAGRPWPPMMPTQTVASDVSASEDTLA, encoded by the coding sequence ATGTTTCCCATCGTCCGCCTGATCAAGGATCTTCTGGTTGCCAGACGGATGCCGCCGCTGGATCTCACCGAAACCCATGTCTCGCGCCATATCTGCTGGCCGTGGGATCTGGACATCTGGATGGAGCTGAACAACGGGCGTGCGATGACGCTCTATGATCTGGGGCGCACCATGCTGGCCCAGCGTGTCGGCCTGATCGGCGCTTTGCGCAGCCGTCGCTGGGGCATGACCGTTGCGGGCACCACCGTGCGGTTCCGTCGTCGCATTCGCGGGTTTGAACGGTTTGAGATGCGCAGCCGCGCGGTCGCCTGGGATGAGCGCTTCATCTACCTGGAACAATCCATGTGGAAGTCCAACGGTGACTGCGCCAGCCACGTGATGCTGCGCACCGCGATCACCGATGCCAAGGGGATCGTCTCGCCGCAGGAGGTGCTGAAAACCATCGGCCGTACCGACAGCGCCGCGCCCGAGATGCCAGATTGGATCAAGGCCTGGTGCGAGGCCGACGCAGGGCGCCCCTGGCCACCGATGATGCCGACACAAACCGTGGCTTCTGATGTGTCGGCTTCTGAGGACACGCTTGCCTAA
- a CDS encoding YggT family protein produces MLSLFQILMLILDIVWFFIIAHVIMSWLINFQVLNLNQQFVAQVWYGLNRLLEPLYAPVRRILPNMQGLDLAPLVVLIAVYALRIILTNNIAMFY; encoded by the coding sequence ATGCTGTCGCTGTTTCAAATTCTGATGCTGATCCTGGACATCGTCTGGTTCTTCATCATCGCCCATGTGATCATGAGCTGGCTGATCAATTTTCAGGTTCTGAACCTCAATCAGCAATTTGTGGCGCAGGTCTGGTATGGTCTGAACCGCTTGTTAGAGCCGCTCTATGCCCCCGTTCGCCGTATCCTGCCGAATATGCAGGGGCTGGATCTGGCGCCGCTGGTGGTGTTGATCGCGGTTTACGCGCTGCGGATCATTCTGACCAACAACATCGCGATGTTCTACTAG
- a CDS encoding response regulator produces the protein MNLADKLTEERRARLAAERLLELKQAELSAANRKLGRHALALTRQIGATQAEVATVRDENAKVKSDLSTANEKVERAEQRLWHSIQAFQDGFAFFDADSKLIGANTAYLDLFDGLEEVTPGVSYMRILQILTDEGLVNTGEQDPDHWRAQMSERWLSPSPEPVVVRMWDDRYLRLLDQRGHGGDMVSLALDITSTVQYEEELQAARERAEAANRAKSAFLANMSHEIRTPMNGVVGMAELLSDTNLSEEQQLYANTIKNSGEALLVIINDVLDYSKIEAQKLQLHPEPFDLERSVHEVLMLLQPTARDKGLTLLLDYDLFLPTSFVGDPGRIRQVLTNLVGNAVKFTSEGHVALQITGISNADDKICSIHVTIEDTGIGIPEEKVQDIFGEFNQVEDERNRQFEGTGLGLAISKRLIELMDGEIWVESQEGKGSCFGFRMELPLAEGASTSIPTLPKGLCQIAVIDSQSVMRDVLSKQLAMLGLEVTVFDNGAAAIAGMPDDVDLVVCDEQLPDQNGIELAQKLRSGPFAQVPILMLSSDPTASSNSDVQSVTDSVLLKPIQRDELFQRLVDLPSGGSATGTSAAPETMGTPPELSSVATNPDPPQPAPTAPPPLTAVSTRPTQRLMRVLAAEDNRTNQLVFRKMVKDLNIDLQFVSNGIEAVEAYQSFQPDLIFMDISMPMMDGKEATQKIRALEHGSGTYVPIIALTAHAMAGDSDGILAAGLDHYLTKPLRKALIHERIHAYLPAEAAPLTHEAVTQTGAA, from the coding sequence ATGAACCTTGCTGACAAATTGACGGAAGAACGACGCGCGCGTCTCGCGGCGGAGCGCCTGCTTGAACTGAAGCAGGCGGAGCTTTCGGCAGCCAACCGCAAACTCGGGCGTCATGCGCTGGCCCTGACCCGCCAGATTGGCGCCACCCAGGCCGAGGTGGCCACCGTCCGCGATGAAAACGCCAAGGTGAAATCGGATCTCTCCACCGCCAACGAGAAGGTTGAGCGCGCCGAGCAGCGCCTCTGGCATTCGATCCAGGCCTTTCAGGACGGGTTCGCCTTTTTTGATGCGGACAGCAAATTGATTGGCGCCAATACCGCTTATCTCGATTTGTTCGACGGTCTGGAGGAGGTGACGCCGGGCGTCTCCTACATGCGGATCCTGCAGATCCTCACCGATGAGGGGCTGGTCAACACCGGCGAACAAGACCCGGACCATTGGCGCGCGCAGATGTCGGAACGCTGGTTGTCCCCCTCTCCGGAACCGGTGGTCGTGCGGATGTGGGATGATCGCTACCTGCGGCTCCTGGATCAACGTGGTCACGGTGGCGATATGGTCAGCCTCGCGCTCGATATCACGTCCACCGTTCAATATGAGGAAGAGTTGCAGGCCGCCCGTGAACGGGCCGAGGCTGCAAACCGGGCGAAATCCGCTTTCCTTGCCAATATGTCCCACGAGATTCGCACCCCGATGAACGGGGTTGTCGGCATGGCGGAGCTGCTCAGCGACACCAACCTGAGCGAGGAACAACAGCTCTACGCCAACACGATCAAGAATTCCGGAGAGGCGCTGCTGGTCATCATCAATGACGTGCTCGACTATTCCAAAATCGAAGCGCAGAAACTGCAACTGCACCCCGAACCCTTTGATCTGGAACGCAGCGTCCATGAGGTGCTGATGCTGTTGCAGCCCACCGCGCGGGACAAGGGGCTGACACTGCTGCTGGACTACGACCTGTTCCTGCCAACCAGCTTTGTTGGAGATCCCGGGCGCATTCGCCAGGTGCTCACCAATCTCGTTGGCAATGCTGTGAAATTCACCTCTGAGGGGCATGTCGCGCTGCAAATCACCGGCATCTCCAACGCAGATGATAAGATCTGCTCGATTCATGTCACGATCGAAGATACCGGCATCGGTATCCCGGAGGAGAAAGTCCAAGACATCTTTGGCGAGTTCAATCAGGTCGAAGACGAGCGTAATCGCCAGTTTGAGGGCACTGGCCTTGGTCTCGCGATCTCCAAACGCCTGATTGAGCTGATGGATGGTGAGATCTGGGTCGAAAGTCAGGAGGGCAAGGGATCCTGCTTCGGCTTCCGCATGGAACTGCCGCTGGCGGAAGGCGCCTCCACCAGCATTCCGACCCTGCCCAAGGGGCTGTGCCAGATCGCCGTCATCGATTCGCAATCGGTGATGCGCGATGTGCTCAGCAAACAATTGGCCATGCTGGGGCTGGAGGTCACCGTGTTCGACAACGGCGCCGCTGCGATTGCCGGCATGCCAGACGATGTTGATCTGGTGGTCTGCGACGAACAACTGCCAGATCAAAATGGGATCGAACTGGCACAGAAACTGCGCTCCGGACCTTTTGCGCAGGTGCCGATCCTGATGCTTAGCAGCGATCCCACTGCATCCAGCAATTCAGATGTACAATCGGTGACCGACAGCGTGCTTCTGAAACCAATCCAGCGGGATGAGCTGTTCCAGAGGCTGGTTGATCTGCCCAGCGGCGGATCGGCGACCGGTACCTCCGCCGCTCCTGAAACCATGGGGACGCCACCAGAGCTGAGCAGCGTCGCGACAAATCCCGATCCGCCCCAGCCTGCTCCGACTGCGCCCCCTCCTCTTACCGCCGTCAGCACGCGGCCCACCCAGCGGCTCATGCGGGTGCTGGCCGCAGAGGACAATCGCACCAACCAGCTTGTCTTCCGCAAGATGGTGAAGGATCTGAACATAGATCTGCAATTTGTCAGCAACGGGATAGAGGCGGTGGAGGCTTATCAGTCGTTCCAACCCGATCTGATCTTCATGGATATCTCCATGCCGATGATGGATGGCAAGGAAGCAACCCAAAAAATCCGCGCGCTGGAACACGGCTCCGGCACCTACGTACCGATCATCGCGCTGACCGCCCATGCGATGGCCGGTGATTCCGATGGTATTCTCGCCGCCGGGCTGGATCACTACCTGACCAAACCCCTGCGCAAGGCGCTGATCCACGAACGCATTCACGCCTATCTCCCGGCGGAAGCCGCGCCGCTGACGCACGAGGCGGTCACCCAGACCGGCGCCGCCTGA
- the mepA gene encoding penicillin-insensitive murein endopeptidase yields the protein MKFSRYITLTALLLTACGPAGDSRSPTVNPVVSRSADTGVPAKQLFGAKRNGSAQKPAPHGSYSKGCVAGAEQLPQTGPTWQAMRLSRNRNWGHPETIDFIKDLSRVAARQSGWNGLYVGDISQPRGGPMLSGHRSHQMGMDADIWMLPAKRLDLSVAEREKISSISLRRAKGAYTNSNWTPQHHAILRAAAKDDRVARIFVFPGAKVQMCNDEKGNRDWLRKIRPWYGHHYHFHVRLKCPDGARGCVNQDPPPRGDGCDDARQWVKDILSPPPPKPRDPNAPKPKPRRDYTLSDLPQQCAAVLQSN from the coding sequence TTGAAGTTCAGTCGATACATCACCCTCACCGCCCTCCTGTTAACCGCCTGCGGCCCCGCAGGGGACAGCCGCTCGCCCACCGTAAACCCGGTGGTCAGCCGCTCTGCCGACACGGGCGTGCCCGCCAAACAACTGTTCGGTGCCAAACGCAACGGTTCAGCCCAGAAACCAGCGCCGCATGGCTCATATTCCAAGGGCTGCGTTGCAGGCGCGGAACAGCTGCCCCAGACCGGCCCCACCTGGCAGGCCATGCGCCTGTCGCGCAATCGCAACTGGGGCCATCCCGAAACCATCGACTTCATCAAGGATCTGAGCCGTGTGGCCGCCCGCCAGAGCGGCTGGAACGGGCTTTATGTCGGCGACATCAGCCAGCCACGCGGCGGGCCGATGCTGTCGGGCCACCGCAGCCATCAGATGGGCATGGATGCCGATATCTGGATGCTGCCCGCCAAGCGCCTTGATCTCTCCGTGGCAGAACGCGAGAAAATCTCCTCAATCTCTCTGCGCCGGGCCAAGGGCGCCTATACCAATTCCAACTGGACCCCTCAGCATCACGCCATTCTGCGCGCCGCCGCCAAGGATGATCGCGTCGCCCGGATCTTCGTCTTTCCGGGCGCCAAAGTGCAGATGTGCAACGACGAGAAAGGCAATCGGGATTGGCTGCGTAAAATCCGCCCCTGGTATGGCCACCATTACCACTTCCATGTGCGCCTGAAATGCCCCGATGGTGCGCGTGGCTGCGTCAATCAGGATCCACCGCCCCGCGGTGATGGCTGCGATGATGCCCGCCAATGGGTGAAGGACATCCTGAGCCCGCCACCCCCAAAACCCCGCGACCCCAATGCGCCCAAGCCCAAGCCTCGGCGTGACTACACCCTATCGGATCTGCCACAGCAATGCGCCGCCGTTCTGCAATCAAACTGA
- the yaaA gene encoding peroxide stress protein YaaA: protein MLVVTSPAKKLDWSERDADVTWPAMHDAAVELASVARDLSVADLMKLMHISEDLAKLNHARFQDFVADPAAEATRPAALAFAGDTYQGLEATSLEPEEMGWAQDHFRILSGLYGLLRPLDAMQAYRLEMGSRLKTEKGKNLYEFWGEQIAQALNAQGEAVGSDVLVNCASQEYFGAVDRDALKLQVVTPVFMEDKNGTPKVVSFYAKRARGAMARYIIQNRLTDPAALLDFDSGGYRYMPELSQSDQPVFLRAG, encoded by the coding sequence ATGCTGGTAGTGACTTCTCCGGCCAAAAAGCTGGACTGGAGCGAACGCGACGCAGATGTGACGTGGCCCGCCATGCATGACGCGGCGGTGGAGCTGGCGTCGGTGGCGCGCGATCTGTCGGTCGCGGATCTGATGAAGCTGATGCATATCAGCGAGGATCTGGCCAAGCTGAACCATGCACGGTTTCAGGATTTCGTTGCTGACCCGGCCGCGGAAGCCACCCGCCCGGCGGCGCTGGCCTTCGCGGGTGATACCTATCAGGGGCTGGAGGCGACATCGCTGGAGCCGGAGGAAATGGGGTGGGCGCAGGATCACTTTCGCATTCTGTCGGGCCTATACGGTCTGTTGCGGCCGCTGGACGCGATGCAGGCTTACCGGCTCGAGATGGGATCCCGCTTGAAGACCGAAAAGGGCAAGAACCTTTACGAATTCTGGGGTGAGCAGATTGCGCAGGCCTTGAATGCGCAGGGCGAGGCCGTGGGCAGCGATGTGCTGGTGAACTGTGCCAGCCAGGAATATTTCGGCGCGGTCGACCGCGACGCGCTGAAGCTGCAGGTGGTGACGCCGGTGTTCATGGAAGACAAGAACGGCACGCCCAAGGTTGTGAGCTTCTACGCCAAGCGGGCGCGGGGCGCGATGGCGCGGTACATCATTCAGAACCGGCTTACCGATCCTGCGGCATTGCTTGATTTTGACAGTGGCGGCTATCGCTACATGCCCGAGTTATCGCAGTCGGATCAGCCAGTGTTCTTGCGCGCGGGCTGA